In the Sandaracinus amylolyticus genome, GAGCTGCTTCACCAGACCGACGTCGAAGATCGTGACCGTTCCATCGCGCGACACGACGAAGTTCCCCGGGTGCAGATCCGCGTGGAGGAACCCGTCGTCGAAGCACATCTTGAGGAACACCTCGCGCAGGTGCCGCGCGAAGCCCTCGGGCAGCTGATCGCGCGGGATCGCGTCGACCTTCTCGCCGCGCACGAACTCCATCGTCATCACGCGCTCGCCCGATCGATCCGCGAACACCTTCGGGAAGCGCACCTTCTTCACGCGCCGGAAGTTCTCGCGGAAGCGCTCGTAGTTGCGCGCCTCGATGCGCAGATCGGTCTGCTGGACGATGCCCTCGACGAAGTGCTCGAGGTGCACCGCGAGCTCGGCGTGGCGCGCCCGCCCCGAGACGCGCTCGAGGATGCGCGCGAAGAAGAGCAGGATGCGCCCGTCGCGCTCGGCGTTCCTGCGCACGTCGGGCCGCAGCACCTTCACCGCGACCTCGGTGCCGTCGAGGAGCACCCCGCGATGCACCTGCGCCACCGACGCCGCCGCGATCGGCAGCTCGTCGAGCTCGCGGAAGAGCTCCCCGATCGGCGCGCCGAGCTCGCGCTCCACGATCGCGCGCGCGTTCGGGAACGCGGGCAGCTTGTCCTGCAGGTGACGCAGCTCGGCGATGAGCTCGGGCGCGAAGAGGTCGGGCCGCGTGCTCATCACCTGGCCGAGCTTGATGAAGGTCGCGCCGAGCGCCTCCATCGCGCTGCGCAGCACGCGACCTCGCAGCGCGGCGACGCGCGCCCGCTTCACGTCGGGGTCTCGCACGAAGACGAGACCGGCGCGGAGGATCGCGTAGCGGAGGAGCGACCACCACGCGACGAGCCAGATGAACGAGCCGCGGACGAGGAAGCCGAGGGCCTGCATCGCGCGCGCGAGTCTGGATTCGGCGCGCGAGCGCGTCGACTCGACGCGCTCAGATCGCCGGGTAGTCGACGTACCCCTCGGCGCCCGGCGTGTAGAACGTGCTGGGATCCGGGGTCGCGAGCGGGGCGCCGCGCTCGAGGCGCGCGACGAGATCGGGGTTCGCGATGAAGGGCCGACCGAACGCGATCAGGTCGCCGCGACGCTCGGCGATCGCAGCCTCGGCGCGCGACCGATCGTAGCCGCCGTTGAGCACGATCGGGCCCTCGTAGGTGGCGCGGATCGCCTTCGCGGTCGCGGCGAACCCCTCGTTCGCGCTCTCGACGAGGTGCACGTACACGAGCCCGCGGAGGCCGCGCGCGAGCGCGGTGTACTGCGCCTCGACCTCGTCGTGCGCCGGCAGGTCGTTGAACGTGCTGAAGGGCGAGAGTCGGATGCCCACCCGCTCCTCGCCGATCGCGCCGGCGGTCGCAGCAGCGACCTCGGCGACGAAGCGCGCGCGGTTCTCCACGCTGCCGCCATAGCCATCGGTGCGGCGGTTCGTGTGCGGGTGGAGGAACTGCTCGAGCAGGTACCCGTTCGCTCCGTGCAGCTCGATGCCGTCGAAGCCCGCCTCGATCGCGTTGCGCGCGGCGTGCACGAATCCGTCGCGCGCCTCGCGCACGTCGCGCTCGCTCATCGCGTCGGGCTCGGCCTCGGGCTGCAGGCCCTGCTGATCGGTCCACATCATCCCGTGCGCGCGCACTCCGCTCGGCGAGACCACGCGCGCGCCCTCCGGCGTGTTGTGCGGGTGCGCGATGCGCCCGACGTGCATCAGCTGCGCGAAGATGCGTCCGCCGCGCGCGTGCACGGCGTCGGTCACCGCGCGCCATCCGCGCACCTGCTCGCTCGAGAAGAGCCCGGGCGTGCGCGCGTAGCCGAGCCCGTCGGCCGAGGGTGCGATCCCCTCGGTGACGATCAGCCCGGCGGACGCGCGCTGCGCGTAGTAGTCGCGCATCAGCTCGTTGGGCACCGCGCCGA is a window encoding:
- a CDS encoding ABC1 kinase family protein translates to MQALGFLVRGSFIWLVAWWSLLRYAILRAGLVFVRDPDVKRARVAALRGRVLRSAMEALGATFIKLGQVMSTRPDLFAPELIAELRHLQDKLPAFPNARAIVERELGAPIGELFRELDELPIAAASVAQVHRGVLLDGTEVAVKVLRPDVRRNAERDGRILLFFARILERVSGRARHAELAVHLEHFVEGIVQQTDLRIEARNYERFRENFRRVKKVRFPKVFADRSGERVMTMEFVRGEKVDAIPRDQLPEGFARHLREVFLKMCFDDGFLHADLHPGNFVVSRDGTVTIFDVGLVKQLSEKLLEHYIDFNRCLVMGDVDDFMRHLRSYHSYVEGTVDWAELEKDVATFNAEWRTRSTRELEFGQLIDKIFAVGRKHGVRPVPDMTLMMVGLVTAEGIGKQLDPDVNSFQEVANYLVPVLARRNMLSPSLMEAAAKMSERMLRDEASPG
- a CDS encoding alkene reductase, giving the protein MPLFTPYRLGSLELANRVVMAPMTRSRAIGAVPNELMRDYYAQRASAGLIVTEGIAPSADGLGYARTPGLFSSEQVRGWRAVTDAVHARGGRIFAQLMHVGRIAHPHNTPEGARVVSPSGVRAHGMMWTDQQGLQPEAEPDAMSERDVREARDGFVHAARNAIEAGFDGIELHGANGYLLEQFLHPHTNRRTDGYGGSVENRARFVAEVAAATAGAIGEERVGIRLSPFSTFNDLPAHDEVEAQYTALARGLRGLVYVHLVESANEGFAATAKAIRATYEGPIVLNGGYDRSRAEAAIAERRGDLIAFGRPFIANPDLVARLERGAPLATPDPSTFYTPGAEGYVDYPAI